Proteins found in one Nocardia brasiliensis ATCC 700358 genomic segment:
- a CDS encoding hemophore-related protein — MKMLNPRYAFASLAITGIAAGASLFGTGIAAADMIDDLAPLLSSECSFKQIDAAIHQDAPEMAAKLDASPVQKMALEAAYNMPTDVRVKTFQEFTAQKKSGVETPLDAMSPDLGDKMTKISTSCKSFPQS; from the coding sequence ATGAAGATGCTCAACCCGCGTTACGCCTTCGCTTCTCTCGCCATCACCGGTATCGCCGCCGGCGCCTCGCTGTTCGGCACCGGAATTGCCGCGGCGGATATGATCGACGATCTCGCTCCGCTGCTGAGCTCGGAATGCTCCTTCAAGCAGATCGACGCCGCGATCCATCAGGACGCGCCGGAGATGGCCGCGAAGCTCGACGCCTCGCCGGTGCAGAAAATGGCGCTGGAGGCGGCCTACAACATGCCGACCGACGTGCGGGTGAAGACGTTCCAGGAGTTCACCGCGCAGAAGAAGAGTGGCGTGGAGACCCCGCTCGACGCCATGAGCCCGGACCTGGGCGACAAGATGACGAAGATCAGCACTTCCTGCAAGTCGTTCCCGCAGTCGTAG
- a CDS encoding glycosyltransferase 87 family protein has protein sequence MNERSGIADSAEPVVAKAGPVAEHDGQDGTTTESTAQVRVPLSGDQLRWLLLAIGLFAASAVLSLAVHWWSGYIDLQVYRNGARVWLDDGELYGPMPPVAGIGLPFTYPPLAALFFAPLALIALPVAEVIVLTSSLASLAITLWLVLARIRPGLPRATMWTLVIGAVALLQTFEPLRQTFGFGQINLVLMAAVTLDCLVRKPFWPRGMLIGIAVSVKLIPGGYLLYFLLRKDWKAAGTLIVSAIAAVGLGFLLFPSDSTEYWFHTLADTGRIGPPYFAGNQSIKGMAFRLGLPDSAATVLWIALSLVAVALAAVWMRRLIDAGATVAALLVNAAAVLLVSPVSWSHHWVWIAPAAVVTADVIVRGKRSPVFLGCVGALTVMFLIGPQWLLPHSDDKELDWAWWQQLIGSSYVLATLAVFVVAVLTYRPVTAGVRKAASAAA, from the coding sequence AGGATGGCACCACCACCGAGTCGACTGCCCAGGTGCGCGTTCCGCTGTCCGGTGACCAACTGCGCTGGCTCCTGCTCGCCATCGGCCTGTTCGCCGCGTCCGCGGTGCTGTCGCTGGCCGTGCACTGGTGGTCCGGCTACATCGATCTTCAGGTGTACCGCAACGGTGCCCGGGTCTGGCTCGACGACGGCGAGCTGTACGGCCCGATGCCGCCGGTGGCGGGCATCGGCCTGCCGTTCACCTATCCCCCGCTGGCCGCGCTGTTCTTCGCCCCGCTCGCGCTGATCGCGCTGCCGGTCGCCGAGGTGATCGTGCTGACGAGTTCGCTGGCGAGCCTGGCCATCACGCTGTGGCTGGTGCTCGCGCGGATCCGGCCGGGGCTGCCCAGGGCCACCATGTGGACACTGGTGATCGGCGCGGTCGCGCTGCTGCAAACCTTCGAACCCCTGCGCCAGACCTTCGGTTTCGGCCAGATCAACCTGGTGCTGATGGCCGCCGTCACGCTGGATTGCCTGGTGCGCAAGCCGTTCTGGCCGCGCGGCATGCTGATCGGCATCGCGGTGTCGGTGAAGCTGATCCCCGGCGGGTACCTGCTGTACTTCCTGCTGCGCAAGGACTGGAAGGCGGCGGGCACGCTGATCGTCTCGGCGATCGCCGCGGTGGGGCTGGGTTTCCTGTTGTTCCCGAGCGATTCGACCGAATACTGGTTCCACACGCTGGCCGACACCGGCCGGATCGGCCCGCCCTACTTCGCGGGCAACCAGTCGATCAAGGGTATGGCGTTCCGGCTCGGACTCCCCGACTCGGCGGCCACCGTGCTGTGGATCGCGCTGTCGCTGGTCGCGGTCGCGCTGGCCGCGGTCTGGATGCGCAGGCTGATCGACGCGGGCGCCACCGTGGCCGCACTGCTGGTGAATGCGGCCGCGGTGCTGCTGGTTTCGCCGGTCTCCTGGTCGCACCACTGGGTGTGGATCGCGCCCGCCGCGGTGGTGACCGCGGACGTGATCGTGCGCGGCAAACGTTCGCCGGTGTTCCTCGGCTGCGTCGGCGCACTGACCGTCATGTTCCTGATCGGACCGCAGTGGTTGCTGCCGCACTCCGACGACAAGGAACTCGACTGGGCGTGGTGGCAGCAGCTCATCGGCAGCAGCTATGTGCTGGCCACCCTCGCCGTCTTCGTCGTCGCCGTGCTCACCTACCGCCCGGTGACGGCGGGCGTGAGGAAGGCGGCCAGCGCCGCGGCATAG
- a CDS encoding M18 family aminopeptidase — protein sequence MPVSTTAATATGLCAFVDDSPSPFHVCRTVAAELEAAGFTRLAEADPWPADGSGKHFVVRGGSLIAWSAADAAGVTPFRVVGAHTDSPNLRVKQHPDLASAGWQLVGLEPYGGAWLNSWLDRELGISGRLSVRDGDAVREKLVRIDEPILRVPQLAIHLSDDRKGVALDPQRHVNAVWGVGREPRSFLEFVAEHADLDPAAVLGWELMTHDLAPSRIVGRDLDLVSAPRLDNQGTCYAGLQAFLAAVAEPGAAIPVLVMFDHEEVGSQSDRGAQSDLLPRVLERIVLTRGGDRTEYLASLADSVVASGDMAHATHPNYPERHEPAHRIAVNGGPVLKVNQNLRYATDAAGAGAFALACAQAGVPLQRYVHRADLPCGSTIGPMTAAGTGITTVDVGAAQLAMHSAREVMGAADVPAYAAALAAFLTPAVTGR from the coding sequence ATGCCCGTTTCCACTACTGCTGCCACGGCCACCGGATTGTGCGCGTTCGTCGACGACTCGCCCTCGCCCTTCCACGTCTGCCGAACGGTGGCAGCGGAACTGGAAGCCGCCGGGTTCACCCGGCTGGCCGAGGCGGACCCGTGGCCGGCGGACGGGTCCGGTAAGCATTTCGTGGTGCGCGGTGGTTCGCTGATCGCCTGGTCCGCCGCCGATGCCGCGGGGGTGACGCCGTTCCGAGTGGTCGGCGCGCACACCGACAGCCCGAATCTGCGCGTCAAACAGCATCCGGATCTGGCGTCCGCGGGCTGGCAACTGGTCGGATTGGAGCCCTACGGCGGCGCGTGGCTGAATTCCTGGCTGGACCGCGAACTCGGGATCTCCGGGCGACTGAGCGTGCGCGACGGAGATGCGGTGCGCGAGAAGCTGGTTCGCATCGATGAGCCGATTCTGCGGGTGCCGCAGCTGGCCATTCACCTGTCCGACGATCGCAAGGGCGTCGCGCTGGATCCGCAGCGGCACGTGAACGCGGTATGGGGTGTCGGCCGCGAGCCGCGCTCGTTCCTCGAATTCGTCGCCGAGCACGCCGATCTCGACCCCGCCGCGGTGCTCGGCTGGGAACTGATGACGCACGACCTGGCGCCGAGCCGGATCGTCGGCCGCGACCTCGATCTGGTCAGCGCACCACGCCTGGACAACCAGGGCACCTGCTACGCCGGCCTGCAGGCCTTCCTCGCCGCGGTGGCCGAGCCGGGGGCCGCGATTCCGGTGCTCGTCATGTTCGACCACGAGGAGGTCGGCAGCCAGTCCGATCGCGGCGCCCAGTCCGATCTGCTGCCCCGCGTGCTGGAACGGATCGTGCTCACCCGCGGCGGCGACCGCACCGAATACCTTGCCTCGCTGGCCGATTCGGTGGTCGCCTCCGGCGATATGGCGCATGCGACGCATCCGAACTACCCGGAGCGGCACGAGCCCGCGCACCGGATCGCGGTGAACGGCGGGCCGGTGCTCAAGGTCAACCAGAATCTGCGCTACGCCACCGATGCGGCCGGAGCCGGCGCGTTCGCACTGGCCTGCGCGCAGGCCGGAGTTCCGTTGCAGCGCTACGTGCATCGCGCCGATCTGCCCTGCGGCTCGACGATCGGCCCGATGACGGCCGCGGGCACCGGCATCACGACGGTCGACGTCGGCGCGGCTCAGCTGGCGATGCATTCGGCACGCGAAGTGATGGGCGCCGCGGACGTGCCCGCCTATGCCGCGGCGCTGGCCGCCTTCCTCACGCCCGCCGTCACCGGGCGGTAG
- a CDS encoding MarR family winged helix-turn-helix transcriptional regulator — MTTIVSGYSTLHGALRAAERGWLRHLDAALCARQLTADQWSMLSNLSSETGITMSELAARSQLAPSSATRHADYLAERGLIFRLAAQDDRRRILIGLSRLGAELVASVRAEEARAEQELRARIGARRYADLMRLLELVSVNPG, encoded by the coding sequence ATGACGACCATTGTAAGCGGATATTCGACGCTGCATGGTGCGCTGCGTGCCGCAGAACGCGGTTGGCTGCGTCACTTGGACGCAGCACTGTGTGCCAGGCAGCTCACGGCCGATCAGTGGTCGATGCTGTCGAATCTCTCCAGCGAGACCGGCATCACGATGAGCGAGCTTGCGGCCAGGTCACAGCTGGCGCCGTCCTCGGCGACCAGGCACGCGGACTACCTGGCCGAGCGCGGTCTGATCTTCCGGCTCGCCGCACAGGACGACCGCAGGCGGATCCTGATCGGGCTCAGCAGGCTCGGCGCGGAACTCGTCGCGTCGGTGCGCGCCGAAGAGGCGCGCGCGGAACAGGAACTGCGCGCCCGGATCGGTGCGCGCCGTTATGCGGACCTCATGCGACTGCTGGAACTCGTTTCCGTGAATCCGGGGTAA
- a CDS encoding alpha/beta hydrolase, which produces MTALGVSAATADPATDAKLLTTSVTAPDGSRITDTETIDDRNIRLQVYSAAMDKTFPVEIQRPADTSKPRPSLYLLSGAGGGIDIASWQAQSDARAFMADKNVNLILPIGGMFSYYTDWIKDDPVLGRNKWKTYLTEELPPIIDAALGTNGVNGIAGISTSATTVLALPIAKPGLYNVAAAYSGCAQTSDPLGSRFVKFVVDGYGGASHENMWGPTGSREWVANDPYVNAEGLRGTELYISSGNGMPGRYDTLDGPHTQPGPNGLANQIIIGGLIEAATAHCTQNLKTKLDSLGIPATFTIHDTGTHSWGYWQDELKLSWPTLAHGMGVQE; this is translated from the coding sequence ATGACCGCACTGGGTGTATCGGCGGCAACGGCCGACCCGGCCACCGATGCAAAACTGCTGACCACTTCGGTTACCGCGCCGGATGGATCTCGGATAACCGACACAGAGACCATCGACGACCGCAATATCCGACTTCAGGTTTATTCTGCGGCGATGGACAAGACCTTTCCGGTCGAAATCCAGCGCCCCGCCGATACGTCCAAGCCGCGCCCGAGCCTGTATCTGCTGAGCGGTGCGGGCGGCGGTATCGACATCGCTTCCTGGCAGGCGCAAAGCGACGCCCGCGCGTTCATGGCGGACAAAAACGTGAACCTGATCCTGCCGATCGGCGGGATGTTCAGTTACTACACCGACTGGATCAAGGACGATCCGGTACTCGGCCGCAACAAATGGAAGACCTATCTGACCGAAGAGTTGCCGCCGATCATCGATGCGGCACTCGGCACGAATGGCGTGAACGGCATCGCGGGCATCTCGACCTCCGCGACCACCGTGCTCGCACTGCCCATCGCCAAACCGGGTCTCTACAACGTGGCGGCCGCATACAGCGGTTGCGCGCAGACCAGCGACCCGCTCGGTTCGCGATTCGTGAAGTTCGTCGTCGACGGATACGGCGGCGCCAGCCACGAGAACATGTGGGGGCCGACCGGTTCCCGGGAATGGGTCGCCAACGACCCCTACGTCAACGCGGAAGGCCTGCGCGGCACCGAACTGTATATCTCCTCCGGTAATGGCATGCCGGGTCGTTACGACACCCTGGACGGACCGCATACGCAGCCCGGCCCGAACGGTCTGGCCAATCAGATCATCATCGGCGGTCTGATCGAGGCGGCCACGGCACACTGCACCCAGAATCTGAAGACGAAACTGGATTCGCTGGGCATTCCGGCCACCTTCACCATCCACGACACCGGGACGCATTCGTGGGGCTACTGGCAGGATGAGCTGAAGCTGTCCTGGCCGACCCTCGCGCACGGCATGGGCGTGCAGGAGTAG